A DNA window from Mesotoga sp. BH458_6_3_2_1 contains the following coding sequences:
- a CDS encoding MBL fold metallo-hydrolase, which produces MDMRITVLCNDKAIEGFECEHGVSFFVEMNGKNYLFDTGSTDVGVKNARKLGLNLSRIELIVISHGHYDHLGGLGSALRETGAKRVLVGEGSFERKFSETTLTSPEDGRTEYERLGAIIETVWTSKEIADGVYVMTAAPLVTEERPGEKHVKITEGITDRDLFNDELSLSVVENGNVTVITGCSHRGIGNIVKQASGFGKVKNVVGGLHLLHKTEEELEEIFEYLLGFDIDNFHIGHCTGDNVVKKIAERFPAEVRELMAGDSFEFHD; this is translated from the coding sequence ATGGATATGAGGATAACTGTTCTATGCAATGACAAGGCTATTGAAGGGTTTGAATGCGAACACGGTGTATCTTTCTTCGTTGAAATGAACGGCAAGAACTATCTGTTTGACACGGGATCTACTGATGTCGGAGTCAAGAACGCCAGAAAACTTGGATTGAATCTCTCCAGAATTGAATTGATAGTGATCAGCCATGGACACTATGATCATCTTGGAGGGCTGGGAAGTGCGCTTCGGGAGACTGGGGCAAAGAGAGTACTTGTGGGTGAAGGAAGTTTTGAGAGGAAGTTCAGCGAGACAACGCTTACCAGCCCTGAAGATGGGAGAACCGAATATGAGCGCCTCGGAGCAATTATTGAAACAGTGTGGACTTCAAAGGAAATTGCTGACGGAGTCTATGTAATGACTGCTGCGCCTCTTGTTACTGAAGAAAGACCCGGGGAAAAGCACGTGAAGATTACTGAAGGGATCACGGATAGGGATCTCTTCAACGATGAGCTCTCTCTATCTGTTGTCGAGAATGGTAACGTGACGGTTATAACCGGCTGCTCCCACAGGGGGATTGGTAACATCGTCAAACAGGCCTCGGGATTTGGAAAAGTGAAGAATGTGGTTGGGGGTTTACACTTGCTGCATAAGACTGAAGAGGAGCTCGAAGAAATCTTTGAATATCTATTGGGTTTCGATATCGATAATTTCCATATTGGTCACTGCACAGGCGACAACGTAGTGAAGAAGATTGCAGAAAGATTTCCTGCCGAGGTTCGAGAGCTAATGGCTGGAGATAGTTTTGAGTTTCATGATTGA